The following proteins come from a genomic window of Acidimicrobiales bacterium:
- a CDS encoding formate/nitrite transporter family protein produces MKSGRGGDAGDESAAGKPRWREDALEVEDDELAESFDRSVEEGATRLSRPFPNLVATGLMAGIDVGFGVLALIFVLNETGSESAAGLAFTVGFFALHLGRSELFTENFFLPVTTVITGKGTLLQLFRLWFGTYITNLMGGWLVAAMLIVAYPGLEDTAVGLGESIISQGVTAESFMLAVLAGAAITLMTWMVRNAESEFGELLAVAAFGFLLGATKMNHVVVISIKMFTALQVGETDYGYVDWLRLSSWSALGNMVGGLGLVTVLRLVQIGRPHIERRKRTPLRRRSS; encoded by the coding sequence GTGAAATCTGGACGTGGTGGTGACGCGGGAGACGAGTCCGCGGCCGGTAAGCCCCGTTGGCGTGAGGACGCGCTCGAGGTCGAGGATGACGAGCTGGCCGAGAGTTTCGACCGCAGTGTCGAAGAGGGGGCCACCCGTCTGAGCCGACCGTTTCCGAACCTCGTCGCGACCGGCCTCATGGCCGGTATCGATGTCGGTTTCGGGGTGCTCGCACTGATCTTCGTGCTCAACGAGACCGGCTCGGAGTCCGCAGCCGGGCTCGCGTTCACCGTGGGCTTCTTCGCGCTCCATCTCGGTCGCTCCGAGCTGTTCACCGAGAACTTCTTCCTGCCGGTCACGACGGTCATCACGGGCAAGGGGACGCTGCTGCAGCTCTTCCGCCTGTGGTTCGGCACCTACATCACCAACCTGATGGGCGGGTGGCTCGTCGCGGCGATGCTCATCGTGGCCTATCCCGGTCTCGAGGACACGGCCGTCGGCCTCGGCGAGAGCATCATCTCCCAGGGCGTGACGGCGGAGTCGTTCATGCTCGCCGTTCTGGCTGGTGCGGCGATCACGCTGATGACGTGGATGGTCCGCAACGCCGAGAGTGAGTTCGGCGAGCTGCTCGCGGTGGCCGCGTTCGGATTCCTGCTGGGCGCGACGAAGATGAACCACGTCGTGGTCATCTCCATCAAGATGTTCACGGCTCTGCAGGTCGGCGAGACCGACTACGGGTACGTGGACTGGTTGCGGCTGTCGTCGTGGTCGGCGCTGGGGAATATGGTCGGCGGGCTGGGACTCGTGACCGTGTTGCGGCTCGTGCAGATCGGTCGCCCCCACATCGAGCGCCGGAAGCGCACCCCGCTGCGGCGCCGCTCGTCCTAG